CCGCAGGGCCTCGGTGAGCGGGAGCTCGAGCACCTGGATGTCCTCGCCCTCGGACGCGAGCCCGCCACCGTTCGAGGCGCGAGCGTCGCGGGTGTAGGGCGCGGCGAAGAAGTGCAGGCGCTCGGTGACCGAGCCCGGGCTCATGAAGACCTCGAAGACGGGCCGCACCTCACCGATGCGCACCCCCGTCTCCTCCTCGACCTCCCGCCGGATCGCCGCTTCGGGGTGCTCGCCATCGAGCAGCCCCGCGGGGGCCTCGATGAGCATCCCGTCGGGGTGCCCGTTCACGTAGGCCGGTAGCCGGAACTGGCGGGTGAGCAGCACGGTGCCCCGCGAGGCGTCATGGAGCAGGACGGTCGCCCCGTTGCCGCGGTCATAGGCCTCCCGGCTCTGACGGCTCCAGGTGCCATCCGAGCGCCGGTAGTCGAACGTCACCTTGCGCAGGACGTACCAGTCGGAGGAGAGGACCCGCACGTCGGCGATGCGCACGGCGTCGTTGCGCGCGGGCCCGGCCGACGGATCATGAAAGGCTCCCGGCTCGCGCACCTGCCGCGGCGGTGCCTCCCCTCCGGGCCGCGGCAGCTCGTCGACCCCGAAGTACACCGACAGGCCCCGAG
This is a stretch of genomic DNA from Archangium violaceum. It encodes these proteins:
- a CDS encoding NUDIX domain-containing protein encodes the protein MTEHAPLMVLVAGPYRSGTGDEPAKIAANVRAMNEVALDVFRAGHLPVTGEALALPLIELAGSRAIGDRVFDEIFHPIARRLVERCDAVLRIGGPSAGADEMVSLARARGLSVYFGVDELPRPGGEAPPRQVREPGAFHDPSAGPARNDAVRIADVRVLSSDWYVLRKVTFDYRRSDGTWSRQSREAYDRGNGATVLLHDASRGTVLLTRQFRLPAYVNGHPDGMLIEAPAGLLDGEHPEAAIRREVEEETGVRIGEVRPVFEVFMSPGSVTERLHFFAAPYTRDARASNGGGLASEGEDIQVLELPLTEALRMIDAGEIIDAKTILLLQWAARHGVMGGPRC